AGAAGAAGAGGTGGAGCAAAGGGCGCGGGAATTTGGCGATATGATCGATGCCTTTGGTGGTGTCGGGGAACGAAACAGAAAAGGAAAACGGGCACGCGACAGTGCTGAAAAATGGATACAAGGGATCGTCAAGCAAATTCGCGCAAAAAAAATGAATCCTCCTGAAAATACAGCGGCTTATATTATTTCTTTTCATCGCGATCACAATGGAAAACGTTTAGATACCCATACAGCCGCTGTTGAAATCATCAATGTGCTTCGCCCGATTGTCGCGATTGGCCGATATGTGGTTTTTAGTGCACTTGCGGTGCACGATCACCCGGAAACACTGCCTGAATTACGCGCCGGAGAAGATACGTACACGACGATGTTTGTTCAGGAAATTCGAAGATATTATCCATTTACCCCTTTACTAGGGGCGATCGCTCGTGAAGATTTTCATTGGAAAGGGTATCCCTTTAAAAAAGGAACACTTGTCATGCTTGATGTTCACGGTATGAACCATCGAGCGGATTTATGGGACGAGCCTGATGCCTTCAAACCTGAACGTTTTAAAGAATGGAAAGGGAGCCCGTTTGCATTTGTTCCGCAAGGTGGAGGGGACCATTACATGGGGCACCGTTGTGCCGGCGAATGGATTACGGTGATGCTCATGCAAACAAGCCTGGAGTTTTTAACCAACCATATTACGTATGACGTGCCTGAGCAGGATCTAAGCTACAGCATGGTGCGCATGCCGACGATTCCGGAAAGCCGCTTTGTCATTCGTGATGTGGAAAAGAGGAGAGGGTGATTTCGGATAATTTACTTGCGTTATTTTGCCAAAGTGTCCGAGGTTGGTCTTCACTTCGGACACATTGCTAGTGCAGAAAGGCTGAAATAATTGGTCACCGTCAATGACCGAATGTCTTCCTGCGAAGCAAGGCTCCCCGGTCTTCATGAAACGGTCATGGCGACCTAACACGAAAGCCAATCGCTCGTTCGGTCGCCATGAGGCAGTCATGGCGACCGAATTTTTTCGATACAAGCCTTTTCGGTCACCATGAAGCGGCTATGGCGATCGAACTCTTTCGATTCAGGCCATTACGGTCTTCATAAAACGGTCATAGCGACCGAAGAAGAGGACCGATCGCTTTTTCGGTCACCATGATACGGTTAATTGTCCGATTTTGCTCTTGTCGCGCAAGCATCGGGGAAAACATTGATATACAAATATGTTAGAATGAAAAGCAACGAAAAGAGAAGACGCCAGTTGACGCTATGGGAGCCGGATTCACGATGAAACTGGGAATTTTGGAACAAATGCCTACCCCGAAGGGTAAGACAGCTGAAGATACTGTCGCGGAAACGGTCGCCTTGGCCCAACATGCAGAACAATTAGGGTACGAGCGTTTTTGGTTTGCCGAACATCACGCGACGAAAGGAATGGCATCGAGCGCTCCGGAGATCATGATGGCGGCTGTGGCAAGCCGCACGACGCAATTGCATGTGGGAAGCGGCGGCATTTTGCTTCCGCAATATAGCCCTTATAGAGTGGCTGCCCAGCTACTGCAATTACAAGCACTTTTTCCGGGAAGGATTGAAGCGGGCGTGGGACGGTCCCCCGGAGGAGCGGAAAGGGTGCGTTCCGCGCTGGCAGATGGAAAGGAGAACCAGTTAAGCGAATATCCGGATAAATTAGAAGCCCTCGTCAGGTATGTGCACGGGGAGCAATCGAATGGAGTACGGGCAACGCCCAGAACGGAAGCAGCACCTGCGATTTACTCTCTGGGACTAGGGGAAAACAGTGCAGAAATCGCTGCCCGACTCGGTGTCGGGTATGTTTATGGGCATTTTATCGAACCCTCGCGCGGAGAGGCAACCCATGAGGTTTACCGGCAACAATTCACTCCCGGGAACTTAAGCGCACCCCATGCGTTAACCGCCGTTTTCGTTATTTGCGGGGAATCAGACGCGCATGCAGAAGAACTGGCAACGAGCCAAGATGTGTGGCTGTTGCGTACGGAAAAGGGACTGGACAGCCGGGTGCCGAGTATGGAAGAGGCGAAAGCAGCCAAAAAGACGGAACGGGATCAACGAAAAATCGAAGAAAATCGCAAACGGATGATTATCGGCGGGCCGGACACGGTCCGAAAACAATTACTCTATTTTTCCGAGCGCTATCACAATGACGAATGGCTGATTCTGACGAATATCCACGATGTCGAAGAGAAACGCCGATCGTTCGAGCGGATCATCTCTCTTTTTTAATCTTTTCATAGGATGCAAAATCTGATATACTATTATTCAGAACAAAATACTCAGGTTTCTTATAAAGAGAAGCAGAGGGACTGGCCCGATGACGCTTCAGCAACCCCACGACCGTGGAAGGTGCTAATGCCAGGAAGATAAGAGGATTCGAGTATAACCCTCTTTTCTTCGGAAGAGAGGGTTTATTTTTTTACAAAGGGGTTATGTGGAGATGACTGTTTCATCTAAGACGCACGCGCCATATCGTGCAGACCATGTCGGAAGCATTTTGCGGACCGAGCGATTGAAGAAAGCAAGAGAAGATCGTTCTGCCGGCGCCATTACAGCAGAACAATTGCGCAAGGTCGAGGACGAAGAAATTCGCGCGATAGTGGAAAAACAAAAAGAAGCTGGTCTAACGGCCATTACAGATGGGGAATTTCGCCGCGCCTGGTGGCACCTTGATTTCCTCGAAGGGCTTGATGGGGTGGAAGGATATGAACCGGAACACGGCTATAAATTTCAAGGGGTGGAAACGAAAGCTTGGTTAGTACGAGTGATTGGAGAACTCGATTTTCCCCAAGACCATCCTTTCATCGAGCATTTTCGATACTTAAAAAGCATCGTCGGTGAGGGCCACGTGCCTAAGCAAACGATCCCAAGCCCTAGTATGCTCTATGCGGACGAGCATTTTGTGCCGGATGTCTATGACGATCGCGCTCAGTTCCGTAAAGATCTCGCGGCTGCCTATAAAAAAGCCGTACATGCATTCTACGATGCAGGATGCCGCTATCTCCAATTCGATGATGTTGGTTGGGCGCATATTCTCCCAACTGAGGAGGATACGGAAGAGCAAAAAGAGGAAAAATACAACAAACAACTATGGTTTAAGGAGATCATTAATGAAGCATTGTCCGATCGGCCGGACGATTTAACGGTGACGATGCACATTTGCCGGGGAAACTTCCGGTCCACGTGGATCAGAACCGGCGGCTATGATCCGGTTGCGAAAACGGTCTTTCAGGAAGTCGACGTTGACGGCCTTTTTCTGGAATATGATGATGAGCGTTCCGGTTCGTTCGAAGCTTTGCAATATGTGAACCGTGATGACTTGAAAATTGTGCTCGGGATTGTGACATCAAAATCGGGTGAATTAGAAGATAAAGAAGCATTGAAAGCCCGGATCAGGGAAGCTGAACAGTACGTACCACTTGAACAGTTGGCGCTGAGTCCGCAATGCGGTTTCGCTTCCACGGAAGAAGGCAACATTTTATCGGAAGAAGCGCAATGGGCAAAACTTCGCCATGTCAAAGAAGTCGCGGATGAAGTTTGGGGAGAAAACTAAAGGAAAAAAGGGAAGGGCTGATCCGCAGAGGGGTCAGCCCTTTCTTTGGATTGTTGTTTTAGCCATATGTGTCCGTTCGGTTTCAACTTGAGACATGGTTTCCATTGAGGAAACCTAACGGTTTCATTCACAAAAGGAACGTTCTCCAGGATTAAATGGTCATTCGAGCCCAGCGGGAACGTTCCAAACCAAAGACGGTCATTGGTTAGTCCTCGTTACAAGCTCTGACCGAACTTTTGAACGGTTAGCACAGGCAATGGACCGTGAAGATATGTTAGAGGATGAGCGTTTCTACACGAATGCTGTTCGTTTATAGCACTTTGAATTAACCAATGGGATCGTTGCTGATTGGGTAAAAACATGGAAAAGGGATCCACTCCTCAAACATCTTGATGGATACGGTTACGAACGACGATGATCTGGGAGATAAAAATTGTCGATGAAGACGAGAAGCTCATCTGTGTGTCTCGTTGTACAATAGCTGTCCTGGATAAAGTGAAACTTGCATCAGAGGGGTTTGCCTCCCCCCTCTGATGGTTAGTTGAACCAATCGGGGCGTTTGCCACCGGGATAAAAAATAAGCGATATCACCGGGTCATGTCCGGCTTTTTTCTAAACATCGTTGCTTGTTCATAGGCAAAAGCGATTTGGAATAACGTTTCTTCAGAAAACGCTTTTCCTGTAAATGTTATCCCGAATGGTCGTCCATTTTCTTGATAGCCGGCGGGAACGACTATAGACGGCAAGCCGGCGCGGGCAGCAACATCATAACTGCTCGAGCTTGGAAAGAGAATGGCATCCAGGTTCTGATCCTGTAAAACATTTTCCAGGCTTTGCGAGTCCCCCAAGCCTTCGTCGCGGAGTTTCTGAGTGAGATAATTCGTATTGGATAAACTGTTTTCCACCGATGTTCGAACTCGAAGGCGATCATAGCCATATTTATGCAAATGGGCATGATCCTCGTAGGATTGAAAAAATTCATTAAAGGAACGAAAGCCGGTGTAAGGATTCGCCCTGGCAAAGAAATTGTTCAGGGAATGCCTAGATTCATAGCTGACAACAGCATCTCCATCCCCGCGGTTAATCGCGGGGATGGATACTGAATCGACCAACGTCGCCCCGAGGTCTTTTAATGTGTTAATTGTTTCTTCATAAAGGGAAAGGTCAATTTGATCGCTCATGCTCGGTTGATAGTCGCGAAAAATACCGATGCGTTTTCCTTGCAAATCGTCACTATGGAGGGCATCTACGTAATTGGGAATTTTGGAAGGTTGTGTTTTCGTTCCTTCATCTTGCTGGTCCTTGCCCGCGATCACTTCCAAAAGACGCGCGGCGTCCGTCACTGTTTGCGTCATTGGCCCGGCAGCATCTTGCGCGTAGGATAAAGGGATGATACCTGTTCGGCTGACAAGCCCGATGGTCGGCTTGATTGTTACGAGAGAATTGCGCGTCGCGGGGTTGAGCAAGGAACCGGATGTATCTGTGCCAATGCTTACAGGTGCGAAGTTCGCCGCAACCGCTGCCGCGCTACCCGTGCTCGAGCCGCCGACATCGAATTGGGTCCCATATGGGCAGAGGACGTAGCCGCCCCTTGAACTATAGTTTTCCGGCATGTCTGTGCCGATGCGATGGGCGAGTTCAGTCATGTTTGTTTTGCCGAGAATAATCGCGCCGGCTTCCCTGAGCTTTTTGACGAGAAACGCGTCCTCGCTGGAGCGCCAATTTTCAAGCGCGATCGCCCCGGCGGGTGTCGGCATTTTATCGACCGTTCCGATGTTTTCTTTTAAAAGAATCGGGATGCCGTGCAACGCGCTTTTTCGTCCATGTTCTTCCCGCTCTTTATCCAGCGCTTCCGCGATCGGTACGGCATCGGGGTTGATATCGGAGACACCATTGATATAAGGTCCATCTTGATCCCACAGCGCGATACGGTTAAAATAGTACAGAACAAGGTTTTTTGCAGTAAGTATCCCTTCATCATAGGTTTGGTGAATTTCGGCGATAGAAGTTTCTTCATGCCAATAATTAGCCGTTAATGTAGATGTCATCAGTTAACCTCCGGAGATTTTTGCTACATCAATATGATGCCTTACAGACCAGTGTACCATTCATTTTGCAAGCATACTGTAAGCAGATAATCACCTTTCGTTTAATTATTTCTGAAAATAGATAAGAAATGGATAATTGCCATATGAGCCAATTGTGGTATACTGATACAAATATTATTTTTTCAATATTCCATAGAAGAAGAATAGGGGGGCAAAAAACGAATGAAGAAAAATTTTTGGCTATCCGGGATTATGGGCGTATCATTGTTGGCTGTTGCCGCGTGTGGCACAGATGATACCGAAGGAGACGCGGATGATACGGACGCAAACGGAGATGACAATGGCGACGTAGATGCAGAAGAAGACGAAGAAGACGAAGATGATGGAGACGCAGGCGAGGAAGCGGCCGAGGATGGTGGGGATGGTAATGGCGGAGATGCTTCGGTTGAAGGAGAAACGTTTACGGTCGCGACAGACAATAGTTTCGTCCCATTTGCATTTGTGGATTTAGACACGGATGAATTGACCGGGTTTGATATCGACCTCATGAATGCTATTTCCGAAGAAGCAGGTTTTGACGTTGAATACGAAACCGTGGACTTTAATGCTGCATTGTCGGGGATACAGGCAGGGACGTATGACGCGTCCATTAATGCGATGTCCATTACAGAAGAGCGTCAAGATTCGGTTGATTTTTCAGACCCTTATTACCCGGACTCCGGTATTACTTTGGCCGTGACCGATGAAGACGGTGACATCCAATCGCTTGAAGATGCAGATGCCGAGGGCGCGGCCGTGGGAACCGGCCAAGGCTCAACAAGTCAGGAGTATTTAGAGGAAAATACGGATAATGTGGATATTGAACCTTACCCGGACGTCACCGAAGCCTACCAAGCCGTCATTGCAGGTCATGTGGATGCCGTCTTATATGACGAACCGAACATCCTTTATTTCGTTGAGGAGCAAGCACAAGGGGAAATGTTCACAGTTGGAGAAAAACTAACCGGTGAAGATTATGCCATTGGCATGCCGCCCGGTCATGAATTGGTCGAACCGATCAATGAAGCGTTGGGAACGATAAGAGAAGATGGCACGTACGATGATATTTTCGAAGAATGGTTCGGTGAGCGTCCCGAAGGCACATAAAGTGAAACTTCCATCAGAGGGGCGATTTACCCCCTCTGATGGTTAGTTGAACCAATCGGGGTGTTAGCGCCCGTAATCTCCCGCTAACGGGGATGAAGCGGAAATTTTAAGGGCGCTTATCACCGGGATAAAAATAAAGCTGCTCATGCGGAGCTCAACCATGAGCAGCTTTTGTTTTCATTTTTTCCGGAAGGAGAGAAATATGAATTTATCACCTGAATCGATGATTGATGTGATTCCGTATCTCACCACTGGCCTATGGTATACATTTATTATCACAATTGTTGGTGTGGCCGTCGGTTGTGTGATCGGAACCGTCTTTGGTTTAATGAGGTTAGCAAACAACCGGTTGATTAGCACGATTGCAGCGATTTATGTAGAAGTTGTCAGAGGGACACCCTTACTTGCGCAAATCTTCTTTCTTCATTTTGGTGTGCCTAATCTGATCGGATTTAGCATGGATGCGCTTATTAGCGGATACATTATACTCGCGATCAACTCAGGCGCGTACATAGCGGAAATCGTTCGCGGAGGTGTCCAATCTGTGGACAAAGGACAGCTGGAAGCGGGAAGATCACTGGGATTAAATGGGTACCAAACGATGCGCTATATCATTTGGCCGCAAGCCGTGAAAATTATGATCCCTCCGTTTGGAAATCAATTTATCATCAGCTTGAAAGATACGTCTTTACTGGCAACCATCGCGGTGGGCGAGTTGATCTATCAAGCTCAACAATATACAGCATTGACGTTTGATGCCTTTGAAGCTTATTTTATGGTTTGTCTTTTTTATCTAATGATGACAATCCCGGCATCTTTACTTTTACGCTATACGGAACGGAGGCTTGAGCGTTCATGATTAAGGTGAAGAACTTACATAAATCTTTCGGGGACAATGAAGTGCTGACGGATATTACAGCAGAAGTGGACGCCCAAGAAGTGGTGTGTGTCATTGGGCCTTCCGGTTCGGGGAAAAGCACATTTTTACGTTGTTTAAATCGACTGGAGGAAATTACTTCGGGCGAGGTTTTGATCGACGAGGTGAACATTGCCGACCCGAAAACAAACATTGATGTTGTGCGGCAGGATGTTGGCATGGTTTTTCAACACTTTAATCTTTTTCCTCATAAATCGGTGCTTGATAATGTCATGCTCGCGCCTATGAAGTTGAAACGGGACAGCAAGGAAGAGATACGTTCTCGCTGTTTAACCCTTTTGGAGAAGGTTGGCCTCGCGGATAAGGCGGATGCGTATCCCTCAAGTCTTTCAGGCGGGCAAAAACAACGCGTTGCCATTGCTCGCGCCTTGGCGATGAATCCGAAAGTGATGCTGTTCGATGAACCGACGTCTGCGCTGGATCCGGAGCTTGTCGAAGATGTGCTTGCCGTCATGAAAGACTTGGCGAACGAAGGGATGACGATGGTTGTCGTCACCCACGAAATGGGCTTTGCAAAAGAAGTCGGCGACCGCGTATTCTTTATGGATGAAGGAAGAATGGTGGAAGAGGGCACGCCCATGGAAGTCTTCGATGAAACGAAACATGAACGTACAAGGGAATTTTTGAGTAAGATTTTATAAAAAAAGTGCCCGTGCTTACGGAAATGGAAGCGCGGGCACTTTTTCTCGTGATCTTTGTGGAGTCATGCACTTTTTATTGGTTTAACATTGCATCCACGTGGTCGCGATTTTCATCGATCCATTCCGAGGCAGAGTCCTCGAATGGTTTATCCTCTTCTTCGTACGCGTGCATCATTGCTT
The Salicibibacter kimchii DNA segment above includes these coding regions:
- a CDS encoding cytochrome P450, producing the protein MTKSTRQIPKEKGLDQSLTLLNEGYQYISNRRRNQQSDIIQTRLLGQKAILISGEEAAQLFYDERYFKRKGVAPRRIKKSLFGEHGVQGLDDAEHKHRKLMFLSLMTPERLEEIKKITMQQWEKKVPEWKREDRVVLFDEAEDVLCRSACEWAGIPLQEEEVEQRAREFGDMIDAFGGVGERNRKGKRARDSAEKWIQGIVKQIRAKKMNPPENTAAYIISFHRDHNGKRLDTHTAAVEIINVLRPIVAIGRYVVFSALAVHDHPETLPELRAGEDTYTTMFVQEIRRYYPFTPLLGAIAREDFHWKGYPFKKGTLVMLDVHGMNHRADLWDEPDAFKPERFKEWKGSPFAFVPQGGGDHYMGHRCAGEWITVMLMQTSLEFLTNHITYDVPEQDLSYSMVRMPTIPESRFVIRDVEKRRG
- a CDS encoding LLM class flavin-dependent oxidoreductase — its product is MKLGILEQMPTPKGKTAEDTVAETVALAQHAEQLGYERFWFAEHHATKGMASSAPEIMMAAVASRTTQLHVGSGGILLPQYSPYRVAAQLLQLQALFPGRIEAGVGRSPGGAERVRSALADGKENQLSEYPDKLEALVRYVHGEQSNGVRATPRTEAAPAIYSLGLGENSAEIAARLGVGYVYGHFIEPSRGEATHEVYRQQFTPGNLSAPHALTAVFVICGESDAHAEELATSQDVWLLRTEKGLDSRVPSMEEAKAAKKTERDQRKIEENRKRMIIGGPDTVRKQLLYFSERYHNDEWLILTNIHDVEEKRRSFERIISLF
- a CDS encoding 5-methyltetrahydropteroyltriglutamate--homocysteine S-methyltransferase, with translation MTVSSKTHAPYRADHVGSILRTERLKKAREDRSAGAITAEQLRKVEDEEIRAIVEKQKEAGLTAITDGEFRRAWWHLDFLEGLDGVEGYEPEHGYKFQGVETKAWLVRVIGELDFPQDHPFIEHFRYLKSIVGEGHVPKQTIPSPSMLYADEHFVPDVYDDRAQFRKDLAAAYKKAVHAFYDAGCRYLQFDDVGWAHILPTEEDTEEQKEEKYNKQLWFKEIINEALSDRPDDLTVTMHICRGNFRSTWIRTGGYDPVAKTVFQEVDVDGLFLEYDDERSGSFEALQYVNRDDLKIVLGIVTSKSGELEDKEALKARIREAEQYVPLEQLALSPQCGFASTEEGNILSEEAQWAKLRHVKEVADEVWGEN
- a CDS encoding amidase family protein, producing MTSTLTANYWHEETSIAEIHQTYDEGILTAKNLVLYYFNRIALWDQDGPYINGVSDINPDAVPIAEALDKEREEHGRKSALHGIPILLKENIGTVDKMPTPAGAIALENWRSSEDAFLVKKLREAGAIILGKTNMTELAHRIGTDMPENYSSRGGYVLCPYGTQFDVGGSSTGSAAAVAANFAPVSIGTDTSGSLLNPATRNSLVTIKPTIGLVSRTGIIPLSYAQDAAGPMTQTVTDAARLLEVIAGKDQQDEGTKTQPSKIPNYVDALHSDDLQGKRIGIFRDYQPSMSDQIDLSLYEETINTLKDLGATLVDSVSIPAINRGDGDAVVSYESRHSLNNFFARANPYTGFRSFNEFFQSYEDHAHLHKYGYDRLRVRTSVENSLSNTNYLTQKLRDEGLGDSQSLENVLQDQNLDAILFPSSSSYDVAARAGLPSIVVPAGYQENGRPFGITFTGKAFSEETLFQIAFAYEQATMFRKKPDMTR
- a CDS encoding transporter substrate-binding domain-containing protein, yielding MKKNFWLSGIMGVSLLAVAACGTDDTEGDADDTDANGDDNGDVDAEEDEEDEDDGDAGEEAAEDGGDGNGGDASVEGETFTVATDNSFVPFAFVDLDTDELTGFDIDLMNAISEEAGFDVEYETVDFNAALSGIQAGTYDASINAMSITEERQDSVDFSDPYYPDSGITLAVTDEDGDIQSLEDADAEGAAVGTGQGSTSQEYLEENTDNVDIEPYPDVTEAYQAVIAGHVDAVLYDEPNILYFVEEQAQGEMFTVGEKLTGEDYAIGMPPGHELVEPINEALGTIREDGTYDDIFEEWFGERPEGT
- a CDS encoding amino acid ABC transporter permease; the encoded protein is MNLSPESMIDVIPYLTTGLWYTFIITIVGVAVGCVIGTVFGLMRLANNRLISTIAAIYVEVVRGTPLLAQIFFLHFGVPNLIGFSMDALISGYIILAINSGAYIAEIVRGGVQSVDKGQLEAGRSLGLNGYQTMRYIIWPQAVKIMIPPFGNQFIISLKDTSLLATIAVGELIYQAQQYTALTFDAFEAYFMVCLFYLMMTIPASLLLRYTERRLERS
- a CDS encoding amino acid ABC transporter ATP-binding protein, translated to MIKVKNLHKSFGDNEVLTDITAEVDAQEVVCVIGPSGSGKSTFLRCLNRLEEITSGEVLIDEVNIADPKTNIDVVRQDVGMVFQHFNLFPHKSVLDNVMLAPMKLKRDSKEEIRSRCLTLLEKVGLADKADAYPSSLSGGQKQRVAIARALAMNPKVMLFDEPTSALDPELVEDVLAVMKDLANEGMTMVVVTHEMGFAKEVGDRVFFMDEGRMVEEGTPMEVFDETKHERTREFLSKIL